The following is a genomic window from Saprospiraceae bacterium.
TCTGTGCATGGAAGGCCCTAACGTATAGATCAAACTTATGCCCGTATACACTAAAAAAACGGCAAAAAACCAATTGAACAAAGAGAATAAAAAGATCAATACATCAGAAAACCGAATCACATCCCTTAAGTAAGTGATGACGTGTCCTTCCAACACCAGCATGATCAAAGATACAATCAATAATAATGTAAGCACTACTGTCAGTCCTATGGCAATCAACCTTGAGATGTACCACTTACGCGGTTTGAAAGTTTCATGATGTGCCTTGTCAAATCCGGACATCAGGGTAAGCATACCATTTGAAGAAAAAAACAAGGCCAACAAAGCTCCAAAGGAAAGTAAGCTGTCTCTTTTGATGGAAGTAATGTCATTAATGATCGAAAAAATATATTCATGGGCATTTTTAGGTATTACACCATGCAACTGATCACTCAACATTGTCGTGTAGTCCTGCACTATAGTGAAAAGAGGCAGTAAAGTGAAAATGAAAATAATCGCAGGAAAAATGGATAAAAACAAGCTGAAAGATACTGAATTGGCTCTTGTAGTGAGATTGTCCTTTTGGGTTTCTTTCAAGACAAATGTAACGACTTCATAAAGGGAGACACCCGAAAATCCAGGCGGAATAAACGTTTTAGACCAGGACAAAAGTCTTTTTAGGTTTTCCCTGTAATGAAATACTTCAGCTATGTTCCATTTCTTCCTTTTCAAAACAAAGGTCTTAACTTTTCAAGCATATATTGAGGACAACTTACTTTTTTACCGTTTGACATGTCAATAAAAAACAACTTGACCACAGCGGTATGTATCAAAGTCATCTCCTCATTGTAGATTTCATTTTCGAAGGTAATCATACGCGATGGCAACTGCTTAAGAATGGTCTTTATGGTAAGTTCCTCATCATATTTGGCTGGTAAGAGAAATCTTGATTCCACATGTACTACTGGCATCATGATGCGATAGTCTTGTTCCAGTATTTTGTAAGAAAGCCCTATGCTCCTCATAGTCTCTACCCTTCCGATTTCGTACAATTGAGCATAATTACCATAATACAAATACCCCATCATATCCGTCTCACCATATCTTACCCGCTTCTTATAATCAAATGCCAACATATCTATTATAATGAAGTCCTTACAATAGGACAGGTCATACAATGTGATCCACCTCTCGCCCTGGACAATTCATTGGATGGCAGTGTGATGATTGTTTTTGAAATATTTGTTGTATTCAATTTCCCTTTTTCAACCCTTTCTATAAATTCATTGGCATGAATGATGTTGTACCCGGCTTTTTTTAAAGCATGCTCAGTTTTGGGATTTCTGTCATATGTCAATGCCACTCCGGGACGAATCGCCACCATATTGCATCCATCTGTCCATTGTTCCCTCTCCTGATATGGTGATATACCTTCACCACTAAAGATAAAATTGACATTTGGGTTGATTTCATGGGCGAAAAAAGTCTTCACGGAATCATATACCACTTCCGCACCATTTTTTCTAAAAACTTTTACATTGGAACTGATTCCGTCATATACAGTAGGCTTGAAGCAAACTACATCATTGGTGTCAATCATGGTGAATAAAGTATCAATATGCATACAGGACCTGTCTGCAGGAATATTGATTTGGGCCACGTTACTGACTAAATTTTTTGAAAACAACACATCTTTCAAGCTTCTTATGGCATAATCAGTTGTTCTTTCAGAGCACCCTATCAAAATAAAGTCATCATTCAGCATCATGACATCACCGCCTTCTAATGATACAACTTCCCCTTTTTTTGAAGGGGGAAATTTATCAAGGTGGTTCAGGTTGATAATTTTACCCTGATCATTTAGCCCTTTAAACAAAGGATTTGCATAAAAAATGAATCTTGTGAGCAGATTTTCCCTGAATCTTGCTGACTTTGCGGCTTTTGAGATAATAACGTGATCCTTCACAACTATAGCAATGTCACGTGTAAAAATAAAATTAGGAATAGGGTCAAAATATATGTGGTCGTCGTCCTGATAATATCCTGAAATCAACAGCTTTGTAAGACTTTCGGGAGACAAAGACATAAAAAATGCTTTGGTACTTTGAGGCAATTCCTCATAATCAACTATTTTATCAATCAACTCATCTTTAATTTCAGGGCTATGTTCAAATCCTTCGATGATGAGGGTTTCCGTATCCAGGACATTCTCTTTACCTATGAGCATTTGTAAGACTTTCCTGAATATATCATGCTCTATTTTCATCTGAGGAAGATGAACAATGTCGTCAAATAACAATTCCTCAGCTTTTTTGGGTGAAATCCTGGCAATACCCTCATCAGGCCTATGAATAATTACTTTTTGTAACAATCCTATTTCAGAATTTACATTGATCATAAATAATGGTTTGAATGATGGCACAAAAATAGCTAAAGTTCTTTACCAAATGCAATGAAACTCGTTTTAAATAATTACTTTGAACCCACTCCGAAGACAAATATTTTATTTTAACAAAACGTTTTTCTCCTTTCCCCATGCCTTATGCCTTATGCCTTAAGGTAAACTATATAATATCTAGGCTGTAAAAAAATCAATTCAATTATTTTATTTTATTTTACTTCATCCAAGGCTTAAACAAGATGAGTCAAAGTAAAAAATTTAAAAAAATCAGGCAGTAGTACAAAACAGTAACATTTTGAATCTTTAATAAGATTGCAAATCAAAAAACATATACAAAATTTGTCACAACGAAATCACAACAACCAAAAGTAAATATGAAGTATTAAATTAATATAACTACCTTTGTGCTTTATCATATTATGATAATCTTATTTTTAAAGGAAAATAAGTTTCATAATCAAACTAAATATAATGACATTCAATGATTTTGATCTATCAGAGCCGATCTTAAATGCTCTGAAATCTGAAGGCTACACTGTTCCGACTCCGATTCAAATAAAAGCAATACCCATAGTTGTAAAAGGAAAAGATCTTCTGGCCTGTGCACAAACAGGCACAGGAAAAACTGCAGCTTTTGCTGTGCCTATATTAAGACGTCTAGAAATTATGTCAGAAAACAGGCAATCAAAGTCTGTGATTAAAACATTAGTTCTAACACCTACGCGTGAACTTGCCATACAGATAGCTGATAGCTTTGAGGCTTATGGTAAAAATTCAAAGCAGAAAGTGACAACCATTTTTGGCGGTGTCTCTCAGCTTTCACAGGTACAGGCAATAAGAAAAGGAACAGATATTTTGGTTGCTACACCCGGCAGATTGCTTGACTTGATTCAGCAGGGAATCATCAACTTATCCACCATTGAAATTTTTGTACTTGATGAAGCTGATCGTATGCTTGATATGGGATTTGTTCACGATATCAAAAAGATAATAAAACTGCTGCCCCAAAAAAGGCAATCGTTGTTTTTTTCTGCCACTATACCTGCCAATATCAATGAATTGGCCCATACTATACTGACAAATCCTGTAAAGGTAGAAGTGACACCTGTGTCGTCCACTGCCGAAACTATACAGCAGGAATTGATCTACGTGGCAAAAGATGAAAAATACAACTTATTGTTGCAAACGCTACACGATAGAGAAGGTCAAAATGCTTTAATCTTTACGCGTACAAAACATGGTGCTGATAAAGTAGTTAAAGTTTTAAGCAGACATCACATCAAGTCAGCTGCCATCCATGGCAATAAATCGCAAAATGCACGACAAAAAGCATTGAATGATTTTAAGGAAAATATCAATAAGGTGCTTGTGGCCACAGATATTGCAGCACGTGGTATTGACATTGATGAATTATCTTTAGTTATCAACTTTGAAATTCCCAACATACCGGAAACATATGTGCATAGAATAGGCCGAACCGGTCGAGCCGGGGCATCAGGATGTGCCATTTCTTTCTGTGATCATGAAGAAAGAGCCTACATCCGGGACATTCAGAGGCTGATCAGTATTCAAATCCCATCTAAAACATATACAGGATCAGGCATTGAAGTAATCAGTCCATTGCCGGAATTACCTTCAAAATCTGTTGAAACCGTTGAATTAGGCCATCCCAAATCTGCCACAAAGAAAAAATCGTATTGGAAAAACAAAAAGAAAAAATATCCGATTTCTTCTAAATGACCTTGATGTATTTTTATCAAAGATCATCAGATGAATAAAAAAAAGGGCAATATTACATTGTCCCTTTTTTTTTATTGAAAATCATGTCATGATGTGAAATGAGCTTATTAGAAACTCCCAAACTTTCTCACACACAGTTGGGTTTAAACTTACTTTAAGGTTTCAACACCTTAGACTCCACCTCATAACCAAAGATATCTTTATGGTTGAGTTCGACCACTTTGCCATATTTTGCAAGGTCGCTCATATTAAGTTTGGTTTTGTCTCCAATCACTCTGATATTCCATTTCTTATCTTTCATGTGATTACCGTGGAAATTTTTAATATCCGCCAATGTAATATTGTCTATAGACTGGTACACATCTTTTCTGGTGTCATAATTAAGGCCTCTTTTTAAAGCCGTTTGATAGTTGAACAAAATGTTCGTTTTTGTAATCCTGTTGGCTTCTAAGTTTTGCTTGATGGATGTACGCCCTATATCCCAATTTTTTTCAGATTCCGGCATATTTTCAATCAGATCGTTCATTGCATCAAAAGCCTGGGATAATTTATCTGCCTGTGTTCCTACATAAAAGCCAGTTTTATATTTATCTTCTTTTTTACCTGGAGGAGAATAAAAACCATATGTTGAATAAGCCAATGCTTTTGCTTCCCTGATTTCCTGAAATACTACTGATGACATACTGCCTCCATAATACTCGTTAAAAGCAGCGACAATAGGAGTTTTTTTAACATCGTATGCTTCATCCCATCTTTGAAGACTGATATCCGTTTGTATCATATCATAATTTACAAAGTAAATATTGTTTTCATCTGTTGTTTTAGCAGGTTCATACTTTCTTGCAGGAGGATAATCTTTGAGTTTGGGTGCTACTTTGTGTGCTTTTTTAAGTTGAGTTGTCAATGCTGGTACAGCTGTTGGGCCATAATAATACACTTTATGTTTGTATCCAAACAATGACTTGATCAGGTCAGTCATTTCATTCGCCTTGATACTTCTCATTTCCTGATTGCTCAATACATCATTGTATGGGTTCTTTGCACCATAATCCACGTAATTATTCAGAGCACTCCAGAATATAGAGTTTTTGTTAAGTGTATTGTCATTCCTTTGTTTGATCTTGGCCTCTATCATTTTGTTCAAAGCATCCTGATCAGGCTTTGGATTGCGCATCAGATCTTCAATGATAGCAAGCGCTTTTTCTCTATTTTCTTCAAGTCCTGACATACTCACATATACTTGTTCATTTGATGTAAATATATTGAAATCTACTGCAAGATTGTACAATTCTTTGTTGATTTGTTCATTAGATTTTTTTTGGCTGCCTATCAGTTTCAGATATTCGATGGCAAGGGGAAGTTTTTTTATGTTAAAGCTCCCCATATCAAATACATAGTAAAAATCAAAAAGCTTATTGTTTTTATTTGGTACTTGCCAAATCGGAACATCTTTGCTTAAAGCACCAAATTGGATATCTTTCTGATAATCCAGAAATACAGGTTTTAGAGGTGGATTTGGAGTGGCTGTGACATTTCTCAAAAACTCAGATTGGGCGGACCTGTTGATTTCAAGGGCTGTAATCTCCGGTTTGATTACTTTTTGTACAGTAGTATCTTTACCTGTCAGTTTGTACACAGTCATATGATTATTACCAAACCATTTATTGGCAAAGTTTACAATATCTTGTTTTGTTACCTTCCCCATATTGTCCACATCTCTGAGATAATTTTCCCAAGGTGTGCCTGTGGAAAATAAATCATTGAGTGTAAATGCCATCCACATAGGGTTTTCCTGCTCACGGACTTTATTAACTTTCTGATTATTGACCGTGGCTTGTATCAGACTTTCATCAAATTCACCTTTTTTAAGAGCTTCTATTTGGTCCAAAATTAGCTGCCTTACTTCTTTGAGTGTTTGGCCTTGTAACGCCTTACCACCAAAATATATCAGACCATAATCTGTAAGCAAATAGTTAAAACCATAGCCTTCCAGTACTTTTTGGGCATTCACAAGGTTTTTGTCGATCAGACCTGATTTCCCATTGTACAAAATTGCACTTGTAAGATCAGCTAAAATCGCTTCTTTATCATTTTTATCTGGCATTCTGAATCCGATAGCTACACTTTCTGCATCCGGCGTTTGGACATACATTTCTTTTGGCTCAGTGGTTGGTACTTCGGACTCAAAAGTGAACTTCGGTACGTTACCTGTCTTCCAGTCCCCAAAATACTTATCAACAAGTCCTATTGTTTCATCAGCATTGATATCTCCGGCCAAAATGACTACCATATTATTGGGTACATAATAAGTATTGTAAAAATTTCTGATGGTCTTGATGGAAGGATTTTTTAAGTGGTCCACTGCGCCAAGTATAGTTTGGGTACCATAAGGATGTTTGCTAAACAATCCTGAAAACATACCTTCAAAAACTTTGCTTTGACCATTGTCAAGAGAAATATTTTTTTCTTCGTACACAGTTTCCAATTCAGTGTGAAATAACCTAAAAACTGGATTTGTAAATCTTTCATCCTGGATATTAAGGAATTTCTCAAGATTGTTGGAAGGAATATTTTCCATATAAGCTGTCATCTCAAAGCTTGTAAAAGCGTTGGTCATGTTAGAGCCAACCGCAGACATGGCTTTATCATATTCATTGGGAATTGCAATTTTTGAAGCCAACGTCGATATGGAGTCAATTTGTTTATATATGCTCTTACGTATATCCTGGTCAGTGGTCTGTCTGTATACTTCATACAAATCGTCAATCTGATTAAGATAAATTTTTTCTTTGGCATAGTCCATAGTTCCTAAGTTACCTGTGCCTTTAAACATGAGGTGCTCCAGATAATGTGCCAGTCCCGTATTGGTAGAAGGATCATTTTTCCCTCCGGCGCGTGTAGTAATCAGAGTCATGATTTTAGGTTCATTTCTGTTTTCATGCAAAATGACCTGCAAACCATTTTTAAGCGTGTAAAATCGTGTTTGTGTGGGATCTCCTGTGACGATATTGTAGGAATATTTGCCATCAGCAGAGGTTTTTTTTACAGTTTGATACTGGGCATGCAACTTCTGTACTATAAAAAGACAAAAAACTAAAGTAATCAGGTTCTTCATAAAATTAATTTAATGATTGGATAATATTTTTATAACGATAAAAAATGTCTCTTAACTATATTATGTCAAATGGGAAAGTTAAAATTTTGCTTTATTTCAATCTTGATAGTAATGAAAATATATCATATGTGCAACATCTTTCAAAATAAAATCTATCGGTCACATGAATCTCAAAACAAGATAAACACATTGATCTTTTAAATACACTGTACCAACAACTTTAACAACATTTTAAGATAAGCCATCGTTATAAAAATAACAGTTCATCTTAGTTATATGAGGATATTACATTTTTTTATCTTTCTGATTTTCGCTACTTCAGTTGTGGCCCAAAAAAAATCTGATACTTTTTACACTTTTAAAAACCAATTGGGTATCAACTTTACCAATGTACTGGGTAATGTACTGAGTCTGAACCCAAATAATGCAAGTTCGCCATACGGCCTTTCATTTCGAAGGCATTATGCGAAATCATCGTTCAGGTCAGCTATCAATGGTGCTATAAAATCCACCAATACCACTGAATTTAATAGCAATGATTTCCTAAACAAAAAACTTAAAACAACGGAAGTGAATTTTAGGGCTGGCCTTGAAAAACATCTTCCGCTTTACTCAAAAATGATGATGACTTATGGTGCAGATATTCTTTTGGGTTATATTGAAGAGCATTCAAATGTAAGTACTTTTTTTAGTCAGGGTCAATCCAGAAATTTTATAAGCGATATGAATACATACACTATTGGCTTCGGCCCTGTTTTAAGACTCGAATTTAAAATTTCTGAAAGGTTACATTTAAGTACAGAAACTACGCTATATGGCTTGTATGGTAAAACATCGGAAACATTATCTATCAATGGTATCTTGTCAGATGAGCCGAAAAAGCAAGTAAGTAGTCTCAGACTTGAGCTTCCACAATCTTTATTTTTCAATATTTCATTTTGATAAGTATGGTAAGAATATTGAATTGGGTCGTTTGTTTTTTATGCATGTCAGTAACTATCTCTGGTCAGGTAGAATCACAAGATACAACTGCTTCTGTTTACGCTGAAGAAGACCTCTATGAAGATGACCCATACTTTTGGTCACACACAAAAGAAATAGGCTTGAATTTTACGCCTTTACTCTCAAAATTTATTCCTTTTAATCTGGGTAAGACAGATGCCGGGCTCATAGGATTAAAATACAAAAAATATTATTCTGAAAGGGCTTTTTTGGTAAATTTTGGTTCAAACATTACTTCAAGAGCAAGTAATGATGGTTCAATTTTTTTTTATCTTGGTTTTGGTTTGGAAAGAAGGAGACCAATCTCAAAAGATAAAAAATTTGCTTACACAAGCGGTTATGAAATTTTTTTCAGTGCTGATGGCGCAGATGCAAGTTCAACGGCAGCATTTGCTAAATCCTACGGTTTTGAATATCATTTTAATAAAAGACTATTTTTGTCTACCGAAGGCGCACTACAGATTGGGCTGAGTGACCCTGAACCATTTTTTATTAGATTTGCCATTCCAGTAGCTGTATTCCTGAATGTCAGATTGTATTAGGTAAATTCGTTGCATTTTGATGTTAATTTTATATTTTCTGTTGTCAATGTCTTATCGGTTTTTAAGTCATTTGTCCTGATATTTATAGTTGACAGAAAATATTTTTCGAAAAATATAAATTATAATGTATTGTAAATTGTATAATTATGATTGTAAATTTTCGCAATCAAATTTCTGTTGAGAATAACCTTAACTGTGCATTAGCTTTGGGAATGAATCCATTCTCTTCAAATCCTAAAATTTTATAAACCCTTTTAAACTCATCTTTGATTGGTGCATATATATATGTATCATGACCAGTAATCGGATGTGCAAACTGTAGTGACGAAGCTTGGAGCATCATATCTGACAAACCAAATCTCTGGAGAAAAAATCTGTTTTGTTTATTGCAGCCATGTGGTCGGTCTCCGATGATAGGATGAAAAATATGGGAAAGATGCCTTCTGATCTGGTGCATCCGCCCTGTCAATGGAACAGCCTCGACCAATGAATATCGGGAAGTGGAAAATCTGCCGGATGACTCAGGTATCTCTGTTGTCTGTAAAGTAGTAAATGTCGTTATGGATTCCTGAAGCTTGCCTTTCTCTGACATGATAGGATAATCTATTTGAAAGGTTTCGGAAGTGTAACCCCTGACTATAGCTAAATACTTTTTATGTACTTGTCTATCCATAAACATTTTGTTCATGACAGACTGTATCTCTTTAGTTTTTGCCATCAGCAAAAGACCTGAAGTTTTACGATCGAGACGATGTACAGGATACACCCTTGCACCAATCAAGTTGCGGACTTCTTGTACCATAAATAAACTAGCAGCAGGATCAATGCGGCTTCTGTGAACAAAAATACCAGTAGGCTTGTGAACTGCTATCAGGTAGTCATCTTCATACAGAATATCATAAGAATTCAATTATACAGGTTTTAAATGTCCTGTAAAAGTAGGAAGATATCCGATGTTAAGTATAAGTTTTTGCTTTATAAAACCAATTTTCCAAATTCCCACTCTACTGCCTGAAATCTGTAAGCAAATATTTCATTCAACTGCTTACGTATGATCAGCTCGTTTGCAATCTGGCCCAGAAATCCAAATGGTGGCTTATAACTGACTATATCTTTCATCAGTACACCATCAGGCACTCCTTCAATAATGTGTTGGTGATGCCATATGTTGTAAGGGCCGACGCGCTGTTCATCAACAAAATATTGATGCTCTACCACTTGTGTGATCTCTGTCACCCAATCCATTTTGATACCTAATAGAGGACTTACCTTGTATGAGATGATCTGACCGGCATACATTTTTTCAGACACAGGATCATTTGTGATCTGAAATCCCATGTATGGTGGTGTAATCTTAGCCAGATTTTTTGGCGAAGAAATAAAATCCCAAACTTTTTCCAAAGTGGAAGGAATGATTTGCTCTGTTTTTAATTGATATATTCCCATAAATAATTTAAAAGTTTATTGTTGACATTCCGCCATTGATGTGAATAATTTGTCCCGTGATCCATGATGCATCATCAGAAAGAAGAAAAGCGGCCATTTTTGATATATCTTCAGGTTGGCCGATGCGCTTCAAAGGGTGACGGCGAGCATTAGATTCAATTTTTTCTTCCGTATTGATCATTGAGGCCGCCAATGAAGTTTGAGTCAATGACGGAGCTATGCAGTTTACCCTGATGGATGGAGCCAGTTCTGCCGCAAGTGCCTTTGTAAGACCTTCTATGGCACCTTTACTTGCACTGACCAAACTATGAAAATTAAAACCTTTTTGTACAGCAACCGTAGAAAACAAAACTATGGAAGCATTGCCGGATGCTTTCAATGCTAGTAACAACTGCTGTATACAATCAACCGCACCTCCTACCTGAAGATTATAGTCTTCCAAAAAGGTCTGACGTGATATTCTTCCAAATGGTTTGAGAGAAATTGCTCCCGGACAATAAATCAGACCATGGATTACATTGGGTAGATTTTCTTTGTTTAAGGGTTGCTCGTGATTATAATGAAAATAGGTGATTTTGTCACTTACAGTCTGATTGGTATTGAATGAAGCATAAACAGTATACTGCTCAGCAAGTATCTCAGCCAATGATTTACCGATTCCGCTTGATCCACCTATGACTACAAAATTTTTCATTTTATTTGATGTTATTTCAATGGTTCTTGAAAAGTGAAAGGAAACATCATACTGCAAAAATAGTTTTGCATGTGTGTATAACAAATTGCACTTTTTCAGTGTTCTTTTTAATAAATGGTAAAAGCGTGGCTGAATTGGGCGGGTCGTCCCTTCAGAGCCTGCCAAGCTATGCTTGGAATTGAGGGTAGCGATGAAGAAAACTTGAATTCGTGCAGTTTGTTATACACACGTTTTGCATGATTTTGAAAATTTTATCTTATCTTTGCTTATCTTTGTAATGACAAATTGATTGGATTTTGGAAGAAAATATCATCAAAGAACCTGAAGCAGCATATAATAATACTCATTACACATATGCTGACTATCTAAAATTTTCCTATGATGAGATGGTAGAGATCATCAAGGGTAAGATTTTCCGTATGAGTCCGGCACCTTCCAGTGGTCATCAGGGTATTTCCAGAAATTTATGCGGTATCTTATTCAATTATTTCAAAGGTAAGCAATGCCAGTTCTTTGATGCACCTTTTGATGTCATTTTGCCTGTGAAGGGAAAAGACTTTATGCAATCTGATCGTGTCGTACAACCGGATATCGTAGTCATTTGTGATCCATCCAAAATTCAGGAAAAAGGCTGCTTTGGAGCTCCCGATTGGATTATAGAAATACTTTCACCACACACCACTAAAAAAGACATTCAGGATAAATTTGATCTGTATGAGGAATCAGGAGTCAAAGAATACTGGATTGTTGAACCCAAAAACAATACAGTTGAAGTTTTTGAACTTGAAAATGAAAAATACAGAAGGGTGAGAGCTTATGTGCAAGACGATATTGTACAATGTTGCACTATCAATGGCTTATCGATTGACTTAAAGGATGTTTTTGAAGTGTACACAACCATATAAGTTTATCAAAAAGATAAATTTTAGGTTTCGCACCAAATTCTTTTCAATACTTCTTGTAAAATTAGTAAAAATTAAAAAATACTTTTATATTTGTTTTATCTTTTAAATCTTATATGATAATGGCAAGATTTCTTTTTGTTTTAATTTTTTCCACAGGCATTGCTACCGTATCTATTGGTCAGACAAATTTTGTCACTGCAGGCACACGGGTCGAATCCAATAGCAATATTCATGGATTTCCTAAAAATAAGTATGAAATTGTGATCAATTCAGATGATTCATTTGATATTGCATATGAAAAAATAAAAAATCATATCATTGATTATGGATTTAAAATTAAAACTTCTGATAAAAATAAAGGAACAATAATTACAACCAGCGAGCAAATTAAATATTGGAGATTTGATGCTCAATTGAATGTAAGTCTTATTAAAAAAGGTAAAAGTACGAAAATTGAAATTACGGGAAAGGTTGAGAGAAATTATTTTGGCGAATTATGGGATGTGGTCGAATCAACAATTCCCCATTCAATAAAAGGTGTAAATGGTCAATTGGTTGAGATGATGCATGAATTGGTACTAACTTACTATAGGTATGAAGATGAACAAGCCCTGACAATCAGATAAATTATAAGTTCATTCTGATACAAAACATTCATAATTGCTTGCAATTAAAATTTTTCCCAACACAATTTTTCCGAAGGTACAAAGATGTTGAAAGAATCTGCAAAAAGGACTATATAAGTCCTAAATTTCAATAATTTACTTTATGTTTGTGCCACAAAATCACCTGAGTATGAAACATCATCTATTCAAAGGACTTTTTGTTCTGTTTCTTTTTTTCAATTTACAGCATGCCCATAGTCAATTTTATTTTGGTGGTGGTATGAAA
Proteins encoded in this region:
- a CDS encoding Uma2 family endonuclease, which gives rise to MVEIIKGKIFRMSPAPSSGHQGISRNLCGILFNYFKGKQCQFFDAPFDVILPVKGKDFMQSDRVVQPDIVVICDPSKIQEKGCFGAPDWIIEILSPHTTKKDIQDKFDLYEESGVKEYWIVEPKNNTVEVFELENEKYRRVRAYVQDDIVQCCTINGLSIDLKDVFEVYTTI